In Helianthus annuus cultivar XRQ/B chromosome 3, HanXRQr2.0-SUNRISE, whole genome shotgun sequence, a single window of DNA contains:
- the LOC110930224 gene encoding glycerol-3-phosphate acyltransferase, chloroplastic codes for MSILSSSSPTLFFSTANPRVSVSLSPPSTVSTSSSVRSRSIFRHFPYLAFSRAANAAAETFEGKKWSSSSATQPISGSELGYSHTFIDALSEQDLLSVIQREAEAGTLPKHIAHSMEELYQNYKNAVFQSGNPRAEDIVLSNMRVAFDRMFLDVKEPFEFSPYHEAIREPFNYYMFGQNYIRPLINFRESYVGNVSLFSEMEEQLKQGENVILISNHQSEADPAVIALLLETTNPYISENIIYVAGDRVITDPLCKPFSMGRNLLCVYSKKHMNDVPELADMKRRANTRSLKEMALLLRGGSKIIWIAPSGGRDRPDPVTNQWFPAPFDASSLDNMRRLVDHAGVVGHIYPLAILCHDIMPPPPQVEKEIGEKRLISFHGTGISVAPEVDFQKATASCGSPEEAKAVYSQALYDSVCEQYNVLQSAINGAKGLEASTSSVSLSQPVD; via the exons ATGTCGATTCTCTCGTCTTCTTCTCCTACTCTCTTCTTCTCCACCGCAAACCCTAGGGTTTCTGTTTCTCTTTCACCTCCTTCTACAGTTTCTACATCTTCATCCGTGCGCAGTCGCTCGATTTTCCGGCATTTTCCGTACCTAGCGTTTTCTAGGGCAGCGAATGCCGCCGCGGAGACGTTTGAAGGCAAGAAGTGGTCGTCGTCCTCTGCTACACAACCGATCTCCGGATCCGAGCTCGGTTACTCGCATACATTCATCGATGCTCTGTCTGAACAAG ATCTTCTTTCTGTAATTCAAAGAGAGGCAGAAGCTGGAACACTACCAAAACATATCGCTCACTCAATGGAGGAACTCTATCAGAACTACAAAAATGCG GTTTTCCAAAGTGGTAATCCCCGTGCAGAAGATATTGTATTGTCAAACATGCGTGTAGCATTTGATCGAATGTTCTTGGATGTGAAG GAGCCTTTCGAATTTTCACCGTATCATGAAGCTATTCGAGAGCCTTTTAATTACTATATGTTTGGTCAAAATTATATTCGTCCTCTGATCAATTTCAG GGAATCATATGTTGGCAACGTCTCTCTTTTCAGTGAAATGGAAGAACAGCTGAAGCAG GGTGAAAATGTAATTTTGATCTCAAACCACCAATCCGAAGCAGATCCAGCTGTCATTGCCTTGTTGCTTGAAACAACAAATCCTTATATTTCCGAGAACATA ATCTATGTGGCAGGGGACAGAGTTATAACGGATCCTCTTTGTAAGCCTTTCAGCATGGGAAG GAACTTGCTGTGCGTATATTCAAAAAAACATATGAACGATGTTCCTGAGCTTGCTGATATGAAAAGGAGAGCAAATACAAGAAGTTTAAAAGAGATGGCTTTGCTTTTGAG GGGTGGATCAAAAATAATCTGGATTGCACCAAGTGGTGGAAGGGACAGGCCTGATCCCGTCACAAATCAATGGTTTCCA GCACCATTCGATGCCAGTTCTCTGGACAACATGAGAAGGCTTGTGGACCATGCTGGTGTGGTGGGTCATATATATCCTTTAGCCATACTATGCCATGACATCATGCCCCCTCCTCCTCAG GTTGAGAAAGAAATTGGAGAGAAAAGGTTGATATCTTTTCATGGCACTGGAATATCAGTTGCACCTGAAGTTGATTTCCAAAAGGCCACTGCTTCTTGTGGATCCCCTGAGGAG GCCAAGGCAGTTTATTCACAGGCACTTTATGATTCAGTGTGCGAGCAATACAACGTGCTACAATCCGCCATAAATGGAGCAAAAGGCTTAGAAGCATCAACATCAAGTGTCTCATTGTCGCAACCTGTTGACTAG